The Xanthomonas indica genome has a segment encoding these proteins:
- the rpmF gene encoding 50S ribosomal protein L32 has product MAVQKSRVTPSRRGQRRSHDALSAKQLSTDPTSGEIHLRHHVTADGYYRGKKVIATKTAQVEED; this is encoded by the coding sequence ATGGCTGTGCAGAAATCCCGTGTCACCCCGTCCCGCCGCGGCCAGCGCCGTTCGCATGACGCCCTCAGCGCCAAGCAGCTGTCGACCGATCCGACCAGCGGCGAGATCCACCTGCGCCACCACGTCACCGCCGACGGTTACTACCGTGGCAAGAAGGTGATCGCCACCAAGACCGCGCAGGTCGAAGAAGATTGA
- a CDS encoding YceD family protein, with protein MSANVPELLDAWRMVAARRVFEDRLPLSAMTRLQGSLADTEGECRYTLEFGRDAVLQVSYVELKIETELPLICQRSLQRFLLPVSSVQRLGLIRSEEEEAALPPDHEALLVPEDGMLRPADLVEDELVLVVPLVPVAPGSEAVDRDWPATEEETSKVNPFAALAALKKQ; from the coding sequence ATGTCCGCGAACGTGCCCGAACTGTTGGATGCCTGGCGGATGGTCGCAGCGCGCAGGGTCTTCGAAGACCGCCTGCCGCTCTCGGCGATGACCCGTCTGCAAGGCAGCCTGGCCGACACCGAAGGCGAATGCCGCTACACGCTGGAATTCGGCCGCGACGCTGTACTGCAAGTGTCCTATGTCGAACTGAAGATCGAAACCGAGCTGCCGCTGATCTGCCAGCGCAGCCTGCAGCGCTTCCTGCTGCCGGTGTCGAGCGTACAGCGGCTGGGGCTGATCCGCAGCGAGGAAGAAGAAGCCGCGCTGCCGCCGGATCACGAGGCCTTGCTGGTGCCGGAAGACGGCATGCTGCGGCCGGCCGATCTGGTCGAGGACGAGCTGGTGCTGGTGGTGCCGCTGGTGCCGGTGGCGCCCGGAAGCGAGGCGGTCGATCGCGACTGGCCGGCGACCGAGGAAGAAACGAGCAAGGTCAACCCGTTCGCGGCGTTGGCGGCGCTGAAGAAACAGTAG